Within the Salvia hispanica cultivar TCC Black 2014 chromosome 4, UniMelb_Shisp_WGS_1.0, whole genome shotgun sequence genome, the region taaaagggTAAAGAGACTatattgcccaaaccccccaaaactcatcaaaagggcattttcatctcaaaacagtgcaaaaagaccgtttttgatattaacccttagtccagagactgatgatatttttaaagttcagaGACCATTTATGAGATAACCCCATAGTCCAGAGTAAAGGTCAATGTTAGTTCTAAACATTTatacaaaatatgaatttggtccaaaatatttcactttttgtaaaacatgtccataacaaataaaatccttGTTGGAGTGGTTCTTTTTTTAGGACAAAAATTGACctttatcaaacaaaaaaaagaatatagtactccctccgtcccacttaaaatgaaatacttgggaatcgacacgagattttatttagtgttgttttgtgagttaatgaagtgagagtaaagtaagagagatcaaaaagtagagatagacttgtttccattttatgaAACGttccatttttaatgggacaaccaaaaaagaacaatgtttcatttttaatgggacacaGTTAGTATGGACACGTAAAGCAAGACAAGAATATGGCGTCTcaattttattgctttttatCTCTTTGCTCATATTCCAAGCAGTGGCGGAGCCACGCTGGGGCTGGGGGGCCCTTGGGCCCCTCAGCCATTTTACAATTAccctatatattatatatgtataaagcTATGTTCAAATATGCTTCTAGCTCAGCTGGATCCTTTGTTCGCCTACCATCTGCGAGTCCAGAGATCGAAACCAGTTAAGGTCGGATTGTCttgcattttttatatgtatttctcttttatgtttaattctctattaagttttataataaaatgtgagtgaagtgagttagtggttAAGAATGaggtgtgactcttaattggggacggaccgaaatgaaaaagtgtgactcttaatcggagatgaagggagtatatttatatctattctctttcatttaaaatttaaaaacatacaTATATCTAAGAATAAAATTATCCTTTAACCTCATaaatatgtgaaaaataacatatatagcatcgttaattttattgataggttttgatgattttctctttttatagtttctattgttcatattttaattatttttactatatgtTCTCTTATCGATTCCTCCTATTGTTTATGTGGCTATGCCTCATCGGCTTTGGACTATATtacaccaaaaaaattaagtaattatcTATAAGAAATTCGGGCCCCCCATTCGAAAATTTCTGGCTACGCCACTGATTCCAAGTTTGCATGATTCTATTATCACTCAATCACTCAATGTATATAAAGGAGCATTTCCTTAGTGATTAGAAGacgaaaaaagagagagagaaaaaaattgttgagggagaaaaaaagagagaaatggaGCATGAGAGTTTTATTCATATGATCCATGAACACCCGCTGAGTCTGATCCCCGACTCGGCCGAGAAAAGTGATTACAGCAAATGGTGTTATGGTTGTTGGAGATACATTTTGCCTGGAGATGCAACTTATGGATGCAGCCTCGAGTGTGGATTTGAATTGTTGTTACACAAAGAATGCATGGAAAAGTCTCGAGAGATCATGCATCCTATCCATCCTTCACACCCTCTCACACTCCATGATTCAGAAAAAATTtctgataaaataaaatgtgcaGTTTGTAAAGGGGATGTGTATGGGTTAAGCTACATATGTAGCCAAGGGGGCTGTGATGGATTGTGGATCCACATGGGATGCACAGGGTTTCTTAATGACAAGCAACCGACTATGGCCCACCCAAGCCACCCTCAACATGAGCTACACTTTTCCAAGAAGACGAGGTGGTGCCCATTCCCCTGTGATGCCTGCGGTGCCACTGCGAAAGGGGACTCTTACAACTGCAACATATGCGACTACTGGATACACGAGAGTTGTGCACTCCTCCCTGAGTCTAAGGACTTCCCTCATCAtcaccactctctctccctcgcCTTCTATCCTCCCCTCGAGTACATCCGATATGACTTTGATTGTGCTGTATGCAACTCAACTTTGCCGTTGACACGTTGGGTCTATCATTGCCACCTCTGTAGATATGTGGTCCATCTCAACTGCGCCACCTCCACGTAATACTACTTCTTACTTGCACCttgcaaatttaattttttacttgaCACTAAGCATACTCGTATTACTATTCATTTATACCATTTTTGTACCGGTATCAATGTAGTAAATAcaagatttgttttttttttttgctgctTTTCTTCAGATTTGATAGTGAAAATGCAAATGCAAATGCAATTGACGATGAGAAAGAGGCTGCCAAGTTCCCAATAGCAGTAGATGACATGTATGAGGAGATGATCAAACCCTTCGTTAAGCGACAAAGAGAACAAATTCTCATCCCTCATCATGATCATGAAAATCACAACATCGGTGGCAAGTACAGCTTCTCCAATCACCCTCATCATCTACTAACTTTTACTACATTTTCAACTTTATCGTCTTCCTCATCATCGTCGTCTCATGATCACTACAAAAAAgacgatgaagaagaagacgatgaAGATGATTTTGGCAGTATTCCAAGATCGGAATTAACATGTAATGGGTGCACACTGCCTATACGTGAAAAGAAGCAAACAGGTGATGGGTATGAGTATGAGAATGGTTACATGAGTTGTGATGAATGCAAATACTTTCTCCACTTGTCCTGCTTCAACTTACCACTTGAGATCCCCTCTCTTCCTATTCATCCTCATCAAGATCATAGCCTAAGGCTTCAAGATGTTGCTGGCAAGCTAACAGGTTGGATACAATGTAATATTTGTCAAGGTTTTACTAGTGGGCTCTATTACGCTTGTACATATAGATACTGTTATTTCTATATAGACATCAAGTGTGCTTCTTTGCCCAACACCATAAAACATGCGGCTCACCCACGACATAATTATCTCAGGCTTATCACCGGAGAATATGGGTCTAGTTTCTGTGTTAACTGTTATAAGTTTATATATACACGAGTAGGACTATACAAATGCAATAGCTGCAGAATCACTGTATGTGGTGCATGTGTAATGCTACCGGCAAGAAATGAGCATAGATTGGAGAATCACTTGTTGCCGTTGACATATGATGCCCGGTTTAACCGTCCCGGTGAGTTCTACTGCAGCAACTGCGAGGACCAAATGGACCCCAGGAGCTGGATGTATCATTGCCGAGACTGCGATCAATCCTTTCACCCCAGATGCATTCCTGCTACGTCGGGTAGATACAGGAACATCAAATTTGGGACACAGCAATATGTGTTTTCCAAAATTCATGATCCTCACCACTCGCTTAGATTTCAAATCATTTCCAAGAAAAAGAGATGTGATCTATGTCATAAAGACAGGTATGATATGCCTGGGTTTCAATGTGTGTCGTGCAATTTTGTCGTGTGTAACGACTGCGGTTTGAAACACATGGATGATTGATGAGGCCAATTGATTCACATCGAATCAAATTTGTCTTTTTTACATGTACATGTAAATTGTAATAGTGTTTATGTTTTGAGCTAAATGTGTGTTGTTCTTGTATGTTTTCTATTTGATTACTCTTGTGTACAAAAGTTGAAGTGTTTGATAGTTATTGTTGGAAAGtttttgtgttaattaaaaatggatAACGCGATTATATTCATCGTATAATCGCGCCATTATTCTgtttccaaatatttattttttgtataaatacaAAGACATACGCTAATCGACTCTTCAGAAGAGAATCTTTAACTAATAATCTTTGCAAAGTGATAGAAGTAGCAGTAGTGAGTGTAATAAAAatggtgatttttttaaataaaagggAAATTCTTATCTTATAATATAGGCCTGCATTAATATCTACACGTTCAGATAACTTAAAAGTGTGAGGTAATATGTTGGtgttttgatttcttcatcttgatatgattatttcattatttgtataaCTGTAGGATTATGGAATgggaaatatttttgtaaatagaatcaatatttgaaataaataaagtactacaattgatttgatataagctttataattttgaaaccCATATTTATGAACAAAGTATAgcaatttatagtattttatatttattttaaacgaaaattattagtactcctagtatatttttataatacgTTGgggttaaaatttaaataactttaatatcaaaagtatatataattccTTTGTTCTTTATGaagatataatttttgaagtttttatagttattattaaaatttatagctataatattcatatttatataagatacgaattttttttaatctaaaatttatgaaacaataacatttatatgcatagtatttttaatttaatataatttgacaatgcagtcatcaatttaattattaaaacatcagttttgaaacaaaaattataatatgatttCAAGTTTGCATATCTTTTAATTACCCTGTTATTCATTCTTTGCTCATATTTCAAGTTTGCATAATATCTTTTTCAAGTTTCCATAGAATCGGAATATgattttgttagtaaagttTATATGTCTTGAATTTCAAGATATCGATGAGAAATTGAGACTTCTTTAGTCGTGGAAAAACttgaatcaaattttaaaacttatatacCCAAGAAAAATATCTACTTCTCTTCATTTTTGCCTTTAATCATTTTCAACATCTTCTTTGTGCATACCacttttgtttaattatgtttGATAATGCAATCATCAGTTCAAATATTAAAACGtcaatttaaaacaaaattaagaatatacCATATTTTTAGGAACACATTAATCAAGGTTAGAATGTGTTAATCATTTTGATGAACTTGGTAGCATAATTTACTTTATGGAAGTACTCATTCTTTGTTCGCTCTCCAAGTTTGCATAATTCTAGCTCTCATCAGCtttaattaatacaaatttgacattttttttttcattttctcttctaATACTATGtgatataattttcttttaatttctttcttttgcaGAGCATCTTTAGGGTTGAAAAGCAATAAAAGTAGATGTAGTGTGCAATAagaatgttgattttttttccttttgtcttTTACAATAGGCCCACATTAATTACTACACATTCAAGATAGacaaaaatttgtttaattacaTGTCGATATTGTGATTTCTTTATCTTGATATGATTATCATCGTATCTAAGcatatgattaattgattatcTATCCTGCCTAATCATATTTACTGAaattctttcttactttttttttcttttaaattgaaaatgaatctTCAACTACGTATAATCAGTCATTTGTACAATACTAAACCAATTGCTTCGATCAAAAAATTTTTAGTAgcaggagtactatttttcacAGTACTATGATACTGATAGGGTTTAAGTTCCCTATCGAGAGGTTTATAGAGCACACGAAGATTGAACTGAGCAAAAGAGATAATTCCCTAGTTGAAgttctagggttttggaacaagaatgagaaaagaagtattttatttcttaattctcaataataataatttgtggAGTTCCAGTATTTATAGAATCCATAACCCTAGACTCTAATAATATCTTGCAAGATACGTGccaaaataatataacaaaataggGAAAAATagtacaataaaataagggaaataaaataagaaaacataaTAGTCTTGGACGGCAAGTCATGGCATCTTCGGTGACTCGACTTCTACTTCTGGCGGCAGCTCGGAGTCCCTATCAGATACAATCATGGATGGTGGTATGGTAGGCCGACCTAACTGTTAGCCACTTATACCGAAATTTTCATCATAAAACACGCGGCTCACCCACGACATAATGATCTTAGGCTAGTCACGGGTGATTTCGGGTCTGGTTTCTGTGTTAACTGTTATGAGTTTGCGTCTACGTACACGAGTGGGACAATACAAATACAACAGCTGCAGATTCACTATAAGCATAGATTGAAGTATTTTAGTACACTTTTACTCTACTTTACTTTTCCTTTGGTGggcattttttctttatcattttctttattttaattataatattaatatgagcCTGCATTAATAACTCCACATTCGAAATTCCTTACAACTTGTTTAATTAACATGTCGATATTATGATTTCCTTTTCATATAGTATCGCATCTAATTATATTAactgaaattcaaattagcTACTCTTATTTGTATAAGACACTCAGcacttattttactatttctttctcacattttttcattcgaATTATTGTGTAAGCAATTTATATAGTCCAACCTTAATGTCACACTTCTATTTTGATCAAAGTGATGAATACATATAATGCTAAAACTGTTGGAAATTGGTTATTGTCGTCTCATTATTCTTTTGTCGAAATGATCTCTCCGGGTTTGCTTGATTCCattattactcatatttcTAAAGCATggatttacttttcttttcttttgttggGCATCTTTAAAGATATAGAAAAGTGAGAAAATTAACTCATGAGGtgtgtaataaaattaagatgcGTTTCTTAGTCATCctttaaaattattctttcCTCAAATTCCAAGTTTGCATGTCCATGTATATAGAAGCATTATCTTTTCCAATGTGAGcagtgataaaaaaaattgttaagagaaaaaaaactatggAGGAGGAGagtttttctcatatttttcacGAACACCCGCTGAGTCTGATCTCCGACTTCTCTGAGGAAAGTAGTTACAGCGCCTTTTGTTATGGTTGTGGAAGAAGCTTCATAAGTGGAGATGTACTGTATGGATGCAGCCTCGGGTGTGGATTTGATTGGTTGTTACACAAAGAATGCATGGAAATGCCGCGAGAGATTATGCATCCTATCCATCCTTCTCACCCTCTTACACTCTTCTACAGAAGGCATATTTCCAATTTAAAAGAATGTGCCGTTTGTAAAGAGAGTGTGCATAGATTGGGCTACATATGTAGCCAAGGGGGCTGTGATGGGTTGTGGATCCACTTGGCATGCGCGGGGTTGCTTAACTATAAGCAGCCGCTTATGCACCACCCAAGCCACCCTCACCATCAGCTTCGTTTTTCCAAGAAAACAAGGTGGTGCCCGTTCCCCTGCGATGCATGTGGTGCCACTGAGAAAGGGGACTCCTACACCTGCACTGTATGTGACTATTGCATACACGAGAGTTGCGCGCTCCTCCCATTGTCTGCAGACTTCCCTCGTCTTCACCCAGCTCACCCTCTCTCCCTCGCATTTTTTCTTCCATCTGAGTACatcaaatatgaatttgattgTGCTATATGCTGCTCAACTTTGCCATTGAGATACTGGGTCTATCATTGCCGCCTTTGCAAATATGTTGTCCATTTCCACTGTGCCACCTCCAAGTaatactttttactatttacttaagttttatatatgtgttaaAACATGCATGTTTATATTATAGGTCAATATGATTTAGGCCCAAGATTTTAACTTCCTCTGTCCTCTAAAACTAGAGAATTCGGAAACGACAATGCTAATTTtgttaagtactccctctgccCATGATTAAACGTCtcatactccatccgtccaaaaaaaaaggacacatttactatttttggccgtccacaaaaaatagagcatattcattaatgaaaagttttcaacaaataattaccctacacatcattccactaacaccacttctcacttactttttcttattctctcttacttttttcccttctatcttactttaccaattctacattaaaactcatgccatacaccaattgccctattttttatggacgggggagtgtattttaagaaattgtttgactttatagtgaataaaaaaattagtgtaatATGATACCTATGTATATtggttttgtaataaaatatgagtggactgagttagtggaatgtaaggtTCACTTACCAAATATGAGTGGACTGAGCGGACCTACATTTATTGGCGGAtagatgaaaaaggaaaaatgataCATTTAATGGCGGACGTAGGGAGTATGAAATAGTGGTCCTAGACAACGAGACCCATATGATTagtagtggaatgtgtgatggaaaagttttcaaaaatcgaaaatggattaattttgcgggacaaactaaaacaacaaaaatagactATATTTTCGGAATAgagagtagtattatttaagtGATCAATTTTTGCTGATTTTTTTCGTAGGTTTGATGATGAGAATGAAGACGCAATTGCTGATGAGAAAGAGGCTATTAGGTTCCCGATAGCAATAGAAGACCTGTATGAGGAGATAATCAAACCCTTCGTTAAGCGAGAAAGAGGACAGATTATCATCCCTCATTATGATCATGACAATCAGAACATCGGTGGCAAGTACAGGTTCTTCGGTCACCCTGATCATCTACTAACGTTTACTACATTTTCTTCAGCTTCATCATTATCATCCTCTCATGACCACTATAAAAAAGgttatgatgatgatgatgaagaagaagatgattaTGATAGTAGTATTCTAAGATGGGAATTAACATGTGACGGGTGCTCACTGCCTATATACGAAAAGAATCTCATAGATGATGAGTATGAGAAAGGTTACATGAGTTGTAATGAATGTAAATACTTTCTCCACTTGTCCTGTTTCAACTTACCACTGCATATCCCCTCTCTTCCAATTCATTCGCTCAAAAATCACAGCCTAAGGCTTCGAAATGCCGACAAGTTTACAAGTTGGAGAAACTGTTCAATTTGTGAAGCTTATACGAATGGGCTCTATTACGCTTGTACCGGCAAAGACTGTAGGTTCTACATAGACATCAAGTGTGCTTCTCTGCCTAATACCATCAAACACGCAGCTCACCCACGACATAATAATCTCGATGTAGTATTTTCCAACTTCACCTTTAGTTTTTGTGGTTCCTGTCATCTATGTATAAGTACACGTAAGGCACAATACAGATGCAATAGCTGCAGATTCCGCGTGTGTGGTAGTTGTGTGATTCTACCGGCAACAAATAAGCATAGATTGGAGAATCACTTGCTGTCGTTGACATATGATGCCTATGTAAACCGTCCTGGTGATTTCTACTGTAGCAGCTGCGAAGACCAAATAAACCCCAGGGAATGGATGTACCATTGCCGAGACTGTGATCAATCCCTTCATCCCAAATGCTTTCTTGCAACGTCCGGTCGGTACAGAAACATCAAATTTGGGACGCAACCGTATGTGATTCCCCGTATTCATGGCCATCCTCTTAGATTTCAAATCATAACCAAGAAAAAGAGATGTGACCTATGTCATGAAGATAGGTATGATTGGCCTGGATTTCAATGTGCATTATGCTTCTTTGTTTGTTGTAGATTATGCGGTGTGAAACAAATGGATGATATGAGCAGCCGACCCTTGAGGTAAATTtggtcctactttttttttaaaatatgtgaattatagGGTGatgttagtattattttcaaatgtgtgttaagttcaaatatttgaattttgtgagccaaatgaattaattgtgcatttttgcatttttctaGTGCGAGAATCATATCtgaaaatatgtgattttatcCCGAAGTGTGAAATAAATcagttgaattattttttgggattttatttaaatagtatttcgatttttaaaaatgattttttgaaaatgattttaattgaCAATGCTATCACTCTCCGCTTCTAGCtgtgaaaatgtttttaatacgCATAGTTGCCTTTACAAACTTCTATGTCATATTTTTGTGTGGCATGATATTTCCTAGctatttgtgttttttgtttttggtgtgtTGCTCGTTGAATATAttagtactcagccctgcaaaatgttttctttgtttacAGGTCGAGCGGTGGACAAGTATTACTATATGCCTGGTGACATTGCACTGTTGTTTTACCTTTTGACGAGATTACGTGAACATTCTTGTTGTGTTACACTCTTATCGCTTCCGCTTTCTTTTGAGACTTGTTATTTTAGTGTGTTTTGTCGTTCGTACCCACCTATTTCCACCTTGTATtataatttgatgaattacGTACTTTTGCACTTTGAATGATTGAATTTGCAATCTTGCTTTGGAATCGTGATCGGTCAAAGGATTTTGACCGTGTCGTTCATGTGACAAAGcatttaatttgtgaaattaaatgatatagggTCGATCTACGTTTGGGTAGATGATCATGGTATATGCATTTTCTCTAAACCAATTCTCATTGAGCgagaataatgaattaaactTGATCACAAAAACGGAGTTATGAGACGAACcaatgaattaattaacaagtgttaattatcccacattggtgCGAAGATTCTAACTAAAcatgtatttaattagtagCCTAAATTATCACaatacatgtaataattatagtggactaagatgagCGGTAATAAAACCCACA harbors:
- the LOC125185256 gene encoding uncharacterized protein LOC125185256, with protein sequence MEHESFIHMIHEHPLSLIPDSAEKSDYSKWCYGCWRYILPGDATYGCSLECGFELLLHKECMEKSREIMHPIHPSHPLTLHDSEKISDKIKCAVCKGDVYGLSYICSQGGCDGLWIHMGCTGFLNDKQPTMAHPSHPQHELHFSKKTRWCPFPCDACGATAKGDSYNCNICDYWIHESCALLPESKDFPHHHHSLSLAFYPPLEYIRYDFDCAVCNSTLPLTRWVYHCHLCRYVVHLNCATSTFDSENANANAIDDEKEAAKFPIAVDDMYEEMIKPFVKRQREQILIPHHDHENHNIGGKYSFSNHPHHLLTFTTFSTLSSSSSSSSHDHYKKDDEEEDDEDDFGSIPRSELTCNGCTLPIREKKQTGDGYEYENGYMSCDECKYFLHLSCFNLPLEIPSLPIHPHQDHSLRLQDVAGKLTGLYKCNSCRITVCGACVMLPARNEHRLENHLLPLTYDARFNRPGEFYCSNCEDQMDPRSWMYHCRDCDQSFHPRCIPATSGRYRNIKFGTQQYVFSKIHDPHHSLRFQIISKKKRCDLCHKDRYDMPGFQCVSCNFVVCNDCGLKHMDD
- the LOC125185270 gene encoding uncharacterized protein LOC125185270, producing MEEESFSHIFHEHPLSLISDFSEESSYSAFCYGCGRSFISGDVLYGCSLGCGFDWLLHKECMEMPREIMHPIHPSHPLTLFYRRHISNLKECAVCKESVHRLGYICSQGGCDGLWIHLACAGLLNYKQPLMHHPSHPHHQLRFSKKTRWCPFPCDACGATEKGDSYTCTVCDYCIHESCALLPLSADFPRLHPAHPLSLAFFLPSEYIKYEFDCAICCSTLPLRYWVYHCRLCKYVVHFHCATSKFDDENEDAIADEKEAIRFPIAIEDLYEEIIKPFVKRERGQIIIPHYDHDNQNIGGKYRFFGHPDHLLTFTTFSSASSLSSSHDHYKKGYDDDDEEEDDYDSSILRWELTCDGCSLPIYEKNLIDDEYEKGYMSCNECKYFLHLSCFNLPLHIPSLPIHSLKNHSLRLRNADKFTSWRNCSICEAYTNGLYYACTGKDCRFYIDIKCASLPNTIKHAAHPRHNNLDVVFSNFTFSFCGSCHLCISTRKAQYRCNSCRFRVCGSCVILPATNKHRLENHLLSLTYDAYVNRPGDFYCSSCEDQINPREWMYHCRDCDQSLHPKCFLATSGRYRNIKFGTQPLCGVKQMDDMSSRPLRSSGGQVLLYAW